ACGTAAAATAGAAGAAATCCACACTTGCACTGGTAAacttaaaaagtttttttttaaaaacgaacTATTTCAGAGACTCAACAATGAAGACGACTCGCATTTCCTTCTTGCAGTTTATGCTCCTTAGTTAGATTACTGTTGTATAATCACTAAATGATGGGCTGTGCTTTGGCATGAGGAATATCTGAACGGGCAGAAGGAAAAATGCAACCTCGTTGCAATGTGACCTTCAAGATTTTTGGATGTGCGACTGATTTCCTCCCCATCCACTAACCCTTCCCCTCATTGCTCTTTTTGGGAGGTTTTCTCAACAGTAACATTGTGGCAGAGTTACATCGCACAGatggttacagttacagagtggggaTCCCGGGTTACACTTTGCTACTCTGTAACCTCGTGCCCACCCGGGACAATGGATCAGCTGGCGCGAGCCTCCCGGGCGCCCCGCCGGCCCGGCCAATCACATAGCGAGGAGCGCCGCGGCCAGCCAATCAGCGACGTGGCTGCCGCGCCCCAGGAGGCGCTCGCGCGCGGTCTCGCGGTAGCTGCGCCGCTTTAAAGCTTCACTTCCGCTGCAACGTCGGCCATTTCGTCGGTGCCGGCAGTACTTTGCAAAGTAGCACTGCTGTAAGGTAGTTTAGCCCAAATAAAAAGCAAGAGAAGCGCAATTTAAAGAAAAGGGTTAAAATAACAAGAGGAAGAAAGAAACGAAATGGCGACCGACAAGATTATAAGTTTTTCTAAGGATTTCCTTGCTGGCGGCGTGGCTGCTGCAATTTCCAAGACGGCTGTGGCTCCTATCGAGAGAGTGAAGCTTCTGCTGCAGGTAACGGATTCTGCTGGAGGGCCTCTTGCTTTCAGCATTGGCGCAGGTTGAACGTTGCAGCGGTTTGCTTTTGTTGTAATGCTGGAGTAGGTTATGCGCCGCCTGTAATTCTCGCGTTTAGAAAGTGATAGTTAATTATATTCGGGGTTTCTTTTCTTTTTCTCTATTGGAACAAGTCTTGAGCAGATGCAAAATGGAGCTTCTCCCCACCCACCCATATTGCAGAAAATGAATGTGATCTAGTCAGTGCAGGCTGTCTCCATCTGTTCAGCATTAATGCAGATGGAGGTTTTATTGTAGGTCGATAGGGTTGATGTGTAAAATGTTTTGAAACATTTTGAGGGAGAAATTTTGAAGGCGACTTTTAAGGCAATCAAGGTCGTGACAAGGAGAAGGAGCGCGGCCTGTGGGCTGAGGATTCCTGATTAAGGCGGTGCGGAAGAAGGCCTAGCTTGTAATCGCCGCAACCTCTCCCTTTCCTGCATCCGAAACTGGGGGAAATTCGGAGAGAAATTTCCCAATGATTGAACTAGCCAAGTGAGGCGGAACAATAAGggtggtttggggggggggagagattttTTGCTTTATTTAATCACTAAACTAGTGAGAGGGGACTAGGTTGACCCTGTAAAACTACAGGAAGGAACTGTTAACTATCCCCGCACTAGGCTTTTCCTGAATCCATTGCGCCGGAATTACGCACCGGTTAAGCACGTGTGGATGTCGCTATCCCACAGAGTTGCGGGAAGCCGGTAGGGACCGCTCTCAGTTTAGGCAGAAATGCCCGCTTTCCgcgctttaaaaaaaaataaaatctgaCTTTTGGAAAGATTAAGTATCTTTGTCCCACCTGTAaagtgttttatttatttatttagagatacagcactgaaacaggcccttcggcccaccgagtcgtttTATTCCAAGGCAACATCTATTTGGCGCGGTGGCTAAATTTTGGTGTTCGTATTCGGAGGCCATCAATCGCGCTGTATTTCCCGGTCGCAGATAATCAATGGCGAAGTACCGCGATTCAGTGTATTCCAGCCCTCACCTTTCAAATCCCGTATATTGAGTCCGTGTAGCTCTAGTACTCGAAGGTCATCCTGAAGAACAAACCCATTGCAGCGGTTGACTCTCTGCACTGGCGCGCTAGTTTGATGCATGTCTGGTTCCTACTAAAATAGCATTTTCCACTATGTGCAGGGAAGTAATGACTTTTTTGGATAATCTCTGCCAAGCCACTCTTAAAAGGCAAGTCAGGGTCACCTTGCCACCCAGCTAGAAGGACAGGGCGGCAGGCACATGGGAAcgctacctgcaagtttccctccaagtcaggcacatcctggaactccctcctcaaTGGCACTGCGGAGGTTctgacaccccaaggactacatcagttagaaggcaactcaccaccaccttcaagggcaattgggggtgggcaataagtgtccttgctagtgatgcccacttcccatgaacgaatttaaaacaACTTGGTGCTTGTGGGTGGGTCTTGATGTATGTttttgttttagtttagagatacagcactgaaacaggcccttcggcccaccgagtctgtgctgaccatcaaccacccatttatactaatgctacactaatcccatattcctaccacatccccacctgtccctatatttcctgaccacctacctatactaggggcaattgctaatggccaatttacctatcaacctgcaagtctttggcatgtgggaggaaactggagcacccggaggaaacccacgcaaacccagggagaacttgcaatctctgcacaggcagtacccagaattgaacctgggtcgctggagctgtgaggctgtggtgctaaccactgtgccacctgtatGGAATTCCTTTGGAGGATGGGTGTTTCAGCATTGTAGCCTCTAACTATTTGAGTTCTCGTGTAGTTAGTAGAGATGAGGGTTGGTCTTATTTCTGTAGCAACAGTTTAGACTTTCACTGCTAGACCATGGCTGTGTAAACTGTAAAATGATTTAAGGAACACTGATAACTGAACTAATTTGTTTTATCATTGTAGGTGCAACATGCAAGCAAACAGATCGCAGTAGAGAGTCAATACAAAGGGATCATTGACTGTGTTGTACGCATCCCGAAAGAGCAAGGTTTTCTGTCCTTTTGGCGTGGTAATTTGGCCAATGTGATCAGATATTTCCCCACACAGGCTCTCAACTTTGCTTTCAAAGATGTGTACAAACAGTTTTTCCTTGGTGGTGTTGACAAGACACAGTTCTGGCGTTACTTTGCTGGTAACTTGgcttccggtggtgctgctggtGCTACATCGCTCTGCTTTGTCTATCCCCTTGATTTTGCCCGAACACGTCTGGCCGCTGATGTTGGGAAGTCAGCGGCAGAGAGGGAGTTCTCAGGATTGGGTAACTGTCTTACCAAGATCTTCAAGTCAGACGGCATCAAAGGGTTATACCAGGGCTTCAATGTGTCTGTACAAGGCATCATCATTTACAGAGCTGCATACTTTGGCATCTATGATACTGCTAAAGGTAAGCATTGAAACTTCTTGTATTCATGACATGAGCTGCATCTCTTTAACTTTCTAATGTGATGGCACTTTTCTCCCACCCCAGGAATGCTCCCAGATCCTAAGAACACCCATATTGTGGTCAGTTGGATGATAGCTCAGACTGTAACAGCTGTTGCTGGTGTGACATCCTACCCATTTGATACTGTTCGTCGTCGTATGATGATGCAGTCTGGTCGGAAAGGAGGTAGGTTGACACTGGATGCCTTATTCATTTGTGGATGAGTGCTTCTTGCTCGGCTAGCATTTatcatccatccctaattgcccttgagcaggtggtgctgagctgccttgaactgctgcagtctgtatggtgtcggtacacccacagtgcttttagggagggtgTAGATGGTATGTGGTTTGGACATGAATAGCAACAGAATATCTTGATAGCTATCAATTGAACTGGATGTCATTCAGGATTACATCCATCATACTCTATTAGCACCTATAACCATTAGGTTTTCTCTGCTGCCCGGACTAGGTGGAGAGACAACAACTTAACCAAAGGCCCAAAGGAATCATCTTGGCAAAGTACTTTTatccccaaaccccaccctcaTTGATGCTGGCTGTATGGTTTGGGCAGGTGCTCTTTTTGCTCCATTGCTGCATGAGATTGTATGGGGTGAGAAATGGTATTGAGCCTCTTGGTAAATGTGCAATATGGGATATTGAAAGTAGCCTCTCTGCTTTGCTTCCCCTTTAAGCATATCAGAGTAACATTTGATAAACACTTAATTTAAACTTCTGAAGTTGATCTAGAAAGAGGTGGCCAAGATAATTGTGTTTCTGTTTTCAGCTGATATCATGTATAAAGGAACACTTGATTGCTGGAAGAAGATCCTTCGGGATGAGGGTGGCAAAGCTTTCTTCAAGGGTGCCTGGTCCAATGTGCTCAGAGGCATGGGTGGTGCTTTCGTGCTGGTCTTGTACGATGAATTCAAGAAGTTTGTCTAAATGGTCAGACGTCAATGTTGCGTGAACCAGTGTTGTACTTGTAACATATCTTGTACATTCATGGACTGTTAAGTTACACCTATTTATGGGGCCCATCTGGTATCTTTCTGTTGGCTTGAGTTGTGAATCGACCATATTAAGTGACCACAATCATTCTCTAAACTTAGTCATTCCATACTGATGGGACTAAATCACTTCATCCGACTGATCTTTTTAAATTACTGTAACTAAAgaaaataaaagacaatgtaaaTGATTGCAGTTTTTATTCATGTTTCAGTAGGATCTGAATGTTACTCAGCAAGAATTTAGGAATGCCTGTTTTTTTGCATATTGGATAACCTCCATATGTTGCTGAATGTACTGTTCCAGAATTCCAAGGATGGCTTTTTGCAGCTTCACCTGAAGGTGATACAATTTTTCTGATGTCTTTTTGTTCCCTGTTTGAATAGCCATTCTGTAAGCCTAGACATTGAGTGCTGGCTAGCTGGGATGTTGTAAGCCTGTTGGCAGCCCTGTATTCTATTTAACATGGGAAACTACCTAAATGGCAATTCAACAGTTAATGTTGCAGAAAAAGTCCTGATATTTCTCGATGCCTGACTAAAGGACAGTTCACACCAAAAGGCCTTGCTCTGGGAATTCAACAGGTTGTCTAAATTTAGCCCAAGCCAAAAATACAAACCAAGTATTTTGTATGCACACTAATTCTAAATAGTGTATGGAAGCTGTATTTTGCAGCCAGATTCCCATTGCCAACTTGGCTTCATGCTTGCAATGTCTCATTGCCTATTTAGAATACAGTGCATTTAACAGCTGAGATGTTCAATTTAGATATCAAATCAGTAAATTATTCAGCTGTATGTCTATAATTAACAGCCCAGTCTCAACATGGATATTCAAACCTTAAATGAATATAATGGGCCTTTTTGCTGAATTAAAAGCTTTTACAAGATTACTTTGCCTCTGTGCTAGTGCAGCAGGTAATGTGATTAGGTTGAAAGCCCTTCAATATTTGCTCTAAATTTGCATGCCCCCCATAATTTGTTTTTGGCAAATGTCTTGACATGTAGCTGCCAAAGGATATATTGACAACTGCTTTGGATTAACTGGTGTTGGCAGGTTGGGATGGGTGTGACATTCTAGAGATACTACTGTCCTTAATGCTGTTTAATGTTCTGACATCTGATCACTTCCATGTGATGCAAAGTGATGTGCTGAAGTATACCAAGTTGATTTGTAGGTATGATTTTCCATTTGAAGTACAAAATAATTGTCAAGGCTAAGTGAAGCAGAGTTGTAATGGTTTTGTCAAATTAGAACCTATTTCTCTACTTCTGCTTGGATGCGGTTGTAGGTGCCAAGCCTCCAGTATCTTATTGGCATTGTTGGAAAGTCTACCAATAGACAAGATCACTGTTAACCTGTTTACTCATAATGTGATGTGGAACGTTCTGCAAATGTTTCTCTAAACTTGGAGATACTAGGAGAATGTTGAGAAGCCACTGTTACAATCCAGTTAGaacaaagaactgtaacaacattACACAATTgagaactgggcctgtatttttgtCATGGGGTAGTCCCTAACCTTCATATCTATTCTTGCATTGAATTCAATCTAGCTGAAAAAATCTACATTTTCTCTACGACCTAGTTAATAGCCTATTCCTATTGAAGGGTTTTCCCCAATTCCAACTTTGGTGGTTTATTTCAGTTGAATTGTTAAACTGAGCAAGAAACCAGTTAAGCTCCTCATTCATATTCCACCAGGATTATTTAGAAGATTAATATCTAGGCTGAAAGTAAGTTCAGGGGTAAGACCACTATAAATTAATCGGTGAATGAGTAAATCATTCAAATATTTTTAATTTGGGAGTTACTGGGGTAATGTCAATGATGGAGAGCCTCAGCATTCTTGGGCTGGAAAGGAAGATAACCATAATTGCTTACCTGATTGCTTATTAACCACAGATGGAATGTATGTGTGGTAGTCAGGTGAATACagcattggaataaaagcaaactactgtggatgttggaaatctgaaataacagtgctggaaatatgcagtatgtctggcagcagctgtgacctttcatcaggggtTGGATTTGATGCCTCTTGTAGTCAAATAGCCTGTTTAGTGGTCAATGGTCAGACTGAGACAAGTAATGGCAAATCAGAGAAGTACTAGAGAATGACTGGCAGTGGCCTATACTAAAGACAACTCCAGATGAATGAAAAATTGGAAATGGGGAGGGGGAGAAATGTCATTTTGGATACAAAGCTAATCTGGCTGAGAATGTTCAAAATATTaactgaaggaaggaaagtttGTAGGACtatggagaagagcaggggagtgtaaCTAAACAGCTGCCATAGGTGCAATGGGCCAAATAACCTTGTGCTGTAAGATGCTACGATTTCTATATCATGGCTTCACagcactaactatacatgatttctTTTTAATTTAGAAAAACATTCCCCTATGAGAAATGTAGTATTGGTGGTAAATGAATCCAAAAATTAAGACTGCATTTTGGAATAAATAAATCAATAGCATCTGCTTGCATGCTGTTTACAGATGGAGGATCCCATCTTCAAGAAACATTCTAAAGGAATTGAGCTTTAACTGGTTGTTTTTTTTCCCAGTCAATCTGAAGTTCCAGTTCCAATAATGTTTCCTTTTCCAATCTAGAGATAACCGTATCAAGTCCCTTTTGTGATTTTGTATGTTTAAAGTAGGACTCACTTTTAGTATTATGTTGCTTAATGCAGATTGCAGTTGTAATATGGTTATATTTTTCAGTCTGCATTACTTGTTTATACTGAAACCTTCAAGATCTTGGTTACTGTTATTAGTCAGATGTATCAACTGATGTCTGTTACATGTGCAGAGGAGATCAACTGAATGGTACTAGGGATGAGACTCTCATTGTGTGAAATGATTGAGATGTTTGGATTGTTCTCGGGCAAAGAAAGTTAAGGACGTAGACATTCACAACCAAAAGTGTTTTAAGGTAAAAATAAACCTACTGCCAGAAGCTTTGGTAATTATGTGCAgattttaaggtaattgacaaaaaagccAGATATAAGCCTTTTTATTGCAGTGAGCTGTTATCCAAAATGTGTTGCCTGAATGTCTGTCTGGAATGGTAATAGGAGATTGAAttattttcaaaagagaattggatatatacttgaagtgCTGTGAAAAAGAGCAGAGGACTGGGACCAGGAAACTGATCTGGACCTTCCTGGTCTGTGCAGCTGAGTATCATGCCAAGCAATGTATCTGCCACTGAGCTGATGGATCTATTAAAGTTGTCTTATCCCAATCCTCCCAAAGTCCATCAAAGATCTGGACATACCTAATGCTTGGTCTCCAGGAACTATCACCATCCAAACTGAAATTGAATGGTTCAGCACTAATTTAATGCAGTGTTTTTTGCAATTCAAAAATTTGCTGAGCCACTGTGGGTCCTTGACATGGGGCTGAATATGTTGCTTTATGTTTACCTATATTGATGACAATTATGCAATACATAGTCTGTACACTTTATTTctatgcagatatttacaacctttTGGAGCTCTTTTCAAGGATAGTGTTTGGAGGAAGGTTCAGGTAACATACTTGTTACAGTATTATCTTTGGAATCCATAGAACAAGGGATCAGTAAGATGCTATGTTCCTGTTAATAGAACAAGTTATGTCAGTGGTTTTCATTCTTAGAATTGCACTGTGCACCAACCAAGGAAAGACTGGGAGGTTCACCACCAAAGCATCCATGGGTACCACTCACTTACTGCTGAGGTTGCATGATTGCTCTTTGACCTCATTCAACCTATAATTTTTTTCTCCTGCCTGTGGGGCATGATCTGAAGCCCCTCCCTTGCACCTCCATAATCTGGGAATGTGAATCAAATATTGGAgaattgtggacatgcactcctttcatatctattatcagtgagttgtgtaTTTGGAGTAGATAAATTTAAATAGCATTTCCTTGTGGAATTTTGGTAGTTTGCTGAAACTAGAAGATTTAAACAAACTATATGCAAGTAATTAGTGTTCCTTGGCCTCAAAGTTGTTGGCTTACAACAATTTgtaggtttttttttaaactgtaactACCAGATTTAATTCAGCatgtctgctatttcctcctttattggctgagtttccagtgtctgaggacaATCATTTTCCTAATGTGTAGATTTTGATATTCCTTGCAAGCTTCTTTTCATACTCttgtcaccctttgctgctctttgtatcTTTTCCCCTGAGATTTTTttacatttttgtatgctttttctttctttTGATATTGTCTCtcttttggcaagtagagctctttcccttttgggggtggggtgggggttggttaCAAACTGGGTCTGTAAGattaaaatacatttattttgaAGACTTCCAACAAATGATTGTCATTTTACTGATTTTAATAAATTTTCCCAGTTCTGAAAGTCTcattgagagtgactgcctttgacatcaaggcagcatttgacagagtatggcagctAGAAgctagagcaaaactggagtcaatgggaatcagggaaaacctactgctggttggagtcattattagtgcaatggaagatggttgtggttgttggaggtcaattatctcatccAGAACATCAATGTTGGAGTTTctcggtagtgacctaggcccaaccatcttcagctgctccttcACTCTGGCAGCAGTAGGGATGCTCcctgatttgattttttttctatacctgtcctgggactgtttgggGCCAGTGTAGAGAGTTTTACTCCATATTTAAACTTGTTTTTTATTTTGAGGGGGACTTTATTACTCAGTctctttatatttttatatatatataattaattttaaaaaacttaAATTAAAATGCTATTCTCGCAGAAGACCTCAAGCGTACCTGCGGACACCCAGGCACaaacgtaaccgtggaagaggggcaggcaatcggggaggacggaccctcccccccccccccccacacttgccggcccgcagcctggacttgtgacttgccaccttggccaggcccaagagcagagcaacaaggagattcTCCTCCTGGCCTGTGCCCCTCCACACTGCGTGCCTagcgatcaggagcgtgggactgaagtgcagccagaacttgaggagcagccccttcaaatacttgggctgcaacctcgcacgctccatatatacatggaacgctGACTCGTCCAGcccacagaaagtacaggcggcctgggcatTCGTGAACATGCTTTAGtcaattgcacgggactgccctgtacaacaccctccaccccagctccccgatgtaaagggggaggactctcaTCTAAAGAGACCTCAATCGGGGTTTCCCTcactgccagatggcaacatggaccgccaggacatgtccggctggctgacgagggcgtgcaagtggagagtgtgcaagagcagcctgtacaggaaaccactctgcgccgattggaatggcacagagggcatttctgagaggcggctcgggttgtgcgggaccagctCCTAAGGAGGGTTTCggagcctgggtccgatgagcagttccggccgggcGGGGGTCTATCGGCTGGGAGTGCTCTGCTCTCCCGagtcccctcgccacccgcagtgagggacgtcccgggggcttcggctactcgtcCGTCCCCAGAGTCAGCCGCCTGGACAGCTGAGGCGTGCTCCTCCACTGGCGCGGGAACGCCCTGGCTGGagacgaccatgttccagactggaatagatcctggtaaaagagaggcgcggctaacggtctCTGCCAagagctgtgtgtcgtcttgaaggcagtgacactagcggaaaaaatacatcaccagtgcacaccatctgggaggacacttgACGTACAGGTTtctccgcctttggaccctgcagagagtcgcagcctgggtgactcaatcaggagactcaggaccgtggtggagacccagtgtttcctcttgcccctgaagaaatcgacaagtttcttctggatcttggtggtgaatgcagggggcagggccaaagtgaccaactgatACCACAGCACTCTGAGCAAACCCATCCAGCGCCTTAgctgagcggtgactttcgcctccaactcctgccagtttgctgggGCGAAGGTGGACTCTCAGATAAAGGAGGTGCGTGgtactccacgcaaaaggtgtcaactcctctggcagggagtTCACCCACCAGGAGacaggaacatttctcccaattgatcctcgtggaggacgcggcagaaaaggtctgctggcagtcgcgcatcctccgcaagtcaacgggatctgtgaccgcgaggagcggtCATCGGCATAAGCTGAGAGGACAATCTGCATGGCCGGCTCGTGTAGAGCCAATCCCGTCtacctcctgcaaagcaggcacaggaatggctccacgcagatggtgtacaattggccggacatgggg
This Heterodontus francisci isolate sHetFra1 chromosome 15, sHetFra1.hap1, whole genome shotgun sequence DNA region includes the following protein-coding sequences:
- the slc25a5 gene encoding ADP/ATP translocase 2, with translation MATDKIISFSKDFLAGGVAAAISKTAVAPIERVKLLLQVQHASKQIAVESQYKGIIDCVVRIPKEQGFLSFWRGNLANVIRYFPTQALNFAFKDVYKQFFLGGVDKTQFWRYFAGNLASGGAAGATSLCFVYPLDFARTRLAADVGKSAAEREFSGLGNCLTKIFKSDGIKGLYQGFNVSVQGIIIYRAAYFGIYDTAKGMLPDPKNTHIVVSWMIAQTVTAVAGVTSYPFDTVRRRMMMQSGRKGADIMYKGTLDCWKKILRDEGGKAFFKGAWSNVLRGMGGAFVLVLYDEFKKFV